CGCCGATGACCTGCACCTTGCCCTTGTAGGCGGCGTTGGTGGCCATGAAGTCGTCGGCGGCCATCTGCGCGGCCTTGACGCTGCCGGGGCCGGACAGCTCCGAATACACGCCCGAGAGATCGGTCAGGACGCCGATTTTAATGGCGTTGTCGCTGAGTTTGGCTCCCTGCGCCAGAGCGGCGGTCACGGAAAACAGGGCGGCAGTTACGAGGGCGGGGGCGATGATGGCAGTCAGTTTGGCTTTTTTCATGTTGAAATCCTCCAGGAGGGGAAAGGGGGTAGGCGTGTTAAACACTCAGATATTTCAGGAGGTCCTCGCGGCGGGCCACAGCGTCGGCGCGGGACACCTCATCAACAATCTGGCCGTCCACGAAGACGTAATGGCGGTCCGCCAGGCGGGTGGCAAATTTCAGGTTCTGTTCCACCAGCAGCACCGACAGACCCTCTGTGCGCAGTTTCTGGATGATGTCGCCGATGCGCTGCACGATCACCGGTGCGAGGCCCTCGCTGGGTTCGTCCAGCAGCAGCAATCGGGGGGCGCTGCGCAAGACGCGAACAATCGCCAGCATCTGCTGCTCGCCGCCCGAAAGTTTGCTGCCGGGGTGGTGGCCGCGCTCGCGCAGCACCGGGAACGCCTCGTAGGCGCGTTCGGTGGTCCAGCCGCCGGGGCGGGCGGGCGGCAGTTCCAGATTCTCGCGTACGGTCAGGGTGCTCATGATGGCGCGTTCCTCCGGCACCCAGGCCAGCCCACGCGCGGCGACGCGGTTGCTGGGCAGGCGCAGAATGTCCTGTCCATCAAAGGTGACGCTGCCGGTGCGCGAACGAAGCGCCCCCATGATGCTGCGCAGGGTGGTGGTCTTACCCGCCCCGTTGCGCCCGATCAAGCTGACGATCTCGCCTGGCTGGACGTGCAGGTTGACGCCGTGCAGAACGTGACTTTGGCCGTAGTAAGCGTTCAGATCACGCACGTCCAGCAGCGGGGGGACAGAAGGTGGCGGGGTGCTGACCGCTGACATGTGCGGCGCGGTCATTCGTCACCCTCATCGCCCAGATAGGCCTCGATCACGCGGGGATCCTGACGGACCTCGTCGTAACTGCCGCTGGCCAGCAACGAGCCGTACTGCAACACCGTGATGCGGTCCGCCAGCTCCGAGACCACGCTCATGTTGTGTTCTACCAGCACCACCGTGCGCCCCTGCGCCACTTGCCGCACCAGCGCTTTCACGCGGTCAATGCCCTCCGAACCCATGCCGGAGGTGGGTTCGTCCAGCAGCAGCACGCGCGGCTCCTGGGTCAGCGAGATGCCGATTTCCAGTTGCCGCTTTTCACCGTGACTCAGATCCGCCGCC
The Deinococcus detaillensis DNA segment above includes these coding regions:
- a CDS encoding ABC transporter ATP-binding protein — protein: MTAPHMSAVSTPPPSVPPLLDVRDLNAYYGQSHVLHGVNLHVQPGEIVSLIGRNGAGKTTTLRSIMGALRSRTGSVTFDGQDILRLPSNRVAARGLAWVPEERAIMSTLTVRENLELPPARPGGWTTERAYEAFPVLRERGHHPGSKLSGGEQQMLAIVRVLRSAPRLLLLDEPSEGLAPVIVQRIGDIIQKLRTEGLSVLLVEQNLKFATRLADRHYVFVDGQIVDEVSRADAVARREDLLKYLSV